DNA sequence from the Deltaproteobacteria bacterium genome:
TTAGCGAGTCTGTCGGGAAGAACGCACCGGTCATTCACGCCGCCACCCCCAACAATATAAGCGTGGACAGGAAAATTGCCTACGGCGACATCGAGAAGGGGTTTGCAGAATCCGACTATGTGCGCGAAGACGTCTTCACGGTTCATGCGGTAAGCCCCGCCTATCTCGAGCCCTGCTCCTCCCTGGCGCAGTGCGACCTCGACGGACGCATCACGTTGTGGACCTCTACGCAGACACCCTACATCGTTCAGTGCCTGCTGGCATCCACCCTGGGTATGCGTGAAAACGACATCCGGGTAATCAAACCCGCTGTCGGCGGCGGCTTCGGAGGGAAAATGGAGCTGCGCCCATGGGAATTCTGTGCCGCCTTTATGGCCAAGCTTACCGGGAGGCCGGTCAAGTTCACCCTCACCCGCGAGGAGGAGTTGACCACCGGGCGCCGGCGTCACCCCATGCGACTCACAAGCAAGGTCGGCTTTAAAAAAGACGGGACCCTCATGGCCAAGGACCTCCATATTTACCTGGACGGCGGCGCATACAACGCCATGGGCCCCACAGCCACCTTCCTGTGCGGCAACTTCGGTGCCATGCTCTACCGCTACCCCAATTATCGTTTTATAGGACAGCACGTGTACACGAACAAGCCGCCGGCAAGCGCCATGCGAGGATTCGGTGCGCCTCAGTCTCTGTTTGCGGCGGAGTCGCAGATGAACATGGCCGCTGAAGCGTTGGGCATCGACCCCATCGACCTGCGCATCAAGAACGCCATGGTCACGGGCGACACCATTCCCGACGTGGCCACCGTTTCCAGCTGCGGCTTCATCGAATCGCTGGAAGCGGTCAGGGAAATGTCCAACTGGAAACGCAACCGCAAAAAGAAAAAGAAAGGCTACGGCATCGGCATCGGCTGCTACAGCTTCATATCCGGGGGCGTCTTCAACTGGTTCAACACCCAGTATCCCTTCTCCGCTGCGGAGGTGAAGGTTTTTTCCGACGGAACGGCCCACCTTCTCACCATGGCCTCCGACATCGGCCAGGGGGCCAACACGGTTCTCAAACAGATCCTTGCGGAAGAGTTGGGTCTGGCCATGGAGGATATCAGGCTGACCGCGGCCGACACGGCCATAACCCCCCAGGCGGATCTGGGTACCTGGGGCAGCCGGGTAACGCTCATGGCCGGCAATGCCATCAAGGATGCGTCCCGACAGATCAAGGAAATTCTTTTTGGTGCCATATCCGCCCGCTTCAACCTCAACGTGATTTTCGACATGGAGTGCAAGGGCGGCCGCGTACAGGCCAAGGGCAAGCCCGACCGCGGCATGGCTTTCGGTGAAGCCGTGGCCATGGTTCAAAAGGCCAACAGAGGGGTGCCGATCGTGGCCCGGGGGTATTACACACCCAGAAACAAGGGTCTGGTAACACCCGCCTTCAGCTTTGGCGCTCAGGTGGCGGAGGTAGACGTGGACGAGCAAACGGGCGTCGTGCAGGTGAAACAAATGTACACCGCCCACGATTGCGGCACGGTAATCAATCCGATGTCGGTGGAGGGGCAGCTGCAAGGATCCATCCACATGGGGCTCGGATACGCCCTTTCCGAAGAACTGGTGATGGAGAAAGGCCGAACCCTCACCAACACCTTTTTGGACTACAAACTGCTGACCGCGATGGACATGCCGCCCGGCGAATCCGTCTGCATCGAAACCTACGAGCCGGACGGCCCCTTCGGCGCCAAAGAAGCGGGGGAAGGATTGGCGTCTCCAACCGCACCGGCCGTTGCCGAAGCGGTCTATAATGCGACCGGCTACCGCTGTAAGGACTTGCCCATTACGCCGGAAAAAATACTAAAAAACCGTAAGCCCACATCTAGTTGAGACAGGCTGCGGGCTGATAGTGACAGGCGGCTTTGCCGCACCATTCCGCCCACATAATCTCCTTCATAAATTGACATTCACAACCCGTTGTGTAAAAAACCGCAAGTGCTATCGACTTGAACTTTAGGTTGAATTTTACCCCATAAGGAAGGCAATCATGAACAGTGAAAGGGTGATCGATTATATCGTTGAATGGTTGGACGACTACTGTGAAAAGTCGGGGTTAAGAGGGTTTGCCGTCGGGGTATCGGGAGGTATCGACTCGGCGGTAACCTCGACACTGTGTGCGAAAACGGGCCGCAGGGTGCACCCCCTGAACATGCCCATCTACCAGGACAAGACCCAGGAAAGCAGATCCGGCAAGCACATCGCCTGGCTCGAAAAAAATTTCAGCAACGTTTCCGGAATTCACATCGACCTGACGCCCCCTTTTCAGGCATTTGAAAAAACGCTGCCAAAGGAGATCCAGGACGGACTGACCATGGCCAACACCCGCTCGCGCCTCCGCATGGTAACCCTGTACGCCTTTGGCACCCACCATAGAATGCTGGTGGCGGGCACCGGCAATAAGGTGGAGGATTTCGGCGTGGGTTTTTACACCAAATACGGCGACGGCGGCGTGGATATCTCCCCCATCGCCGATCTGATGAAATCGGAAGTGTATGCCCTGGGGAAGTCCCTGGGCATTATCGAAGAGATCCTGCAGGCGCCCCCCACGGACGGGCTCTGGGAGGACAACCGCACCGATGAAAGCCAGATAGGTGCCACGTATGCCGAACTGGAATGGGCCATGCGCCATGAAAACTCGCTCAAACAGGAAGCACTGACATCCCGCCAGGAGGAGATTCTCGCCATTTTTCGCAGGTTTCACAAGGCTAACCGCCATAAAATGGACCCTATTCCGGTGCTGGAAATCCCGGAGAGCGTCAAAAAAAGCGAGTTTAAGAAACCGGTGTGGAAGGCTTAATTAAAGGTTTCCCTCCGCGGCTGGGGATTTCCCCTGCTGGCAGCCATGTTGATCGCGACGGCTCATTCCTGCACCCGCGCTGGAAAAGGTTCTTTGCCGCTCTCCGATAATGTGTTCGCCTTGCGATGCGACCGACTTGCCGCATCCGGTATGGTAATACTAGAATTTTGCATAAAATTTGACAAGGAGTGTGTATGCAGACAAACGTATGTATTCAAAGCCGTCGAACCGTCCGAAAATTTCTGCCGACGCCCGTACCCAGGGAAGTGATCGAGGAGCTGATTGCCGATGCCTCGTGGGCCCCGTCCTGGGGAAACACCCAGCCATGGGAACTGATCGTCGTCGCAGGGGCGGCCCTGGACAAGTTCAAAGATGAAAACAGACGGGCAATGATGGCCGGCGCGACCTCTACGCCCGACATCCCCATGCCCCAAAAATGGCCCGATGCCAACAAGACCAGATATCGGGACGTGGGCAAAAGCGTGTTGAGCTCTCTTTCGATCCCGCGCGAGGACATCGAGGGAAGAACGAACTACTACGGTGATATGTTTTTTATGTTCGATGCCCCGGCACTGCTGTTGATCCTGCTGGACAAGAACCTTCTCGTGGAATATGCCATGCTGGACGTGGGGCTCTTCCTGCAGACATTCATGCTTCTGGCCTGCGACAGGGGACTGGGCACGGCCGCCCTGGCAGCCTCGGTCACCTTTCCGGATGTGGTGCGCAAACTCCTGCCAATTCCGGAAAACAAACGCCTGGCCATCGGTGCAGCCATCGGCTG
Encoded proteins:
- a CDS encoding xanthine dehydrogenase family protein molybdopterin-binding subunit translates to MDAYSQIGKDVPRVDAREKATGTAVYTDDIKLPGMLHGKLLRSPLPHARITGIDVSRARRLPGVKCIITGEDTPKVTYGNWRLFPATQDEYPLAVGKVRFIGDEVAAVAAVDPDTAAEAVALIDVEYEELPAVFDVSESVGKNAPVIHAATPNNISVDRKIAYGDIEKGFAESDYVREDVFTVHAVSPAYLEPCSSLAQCDLDGRITLWTSTQTPYIVQCLLASTLGMRENDIRVIKPAVGGGFGGKMELRPWEFCAAFMAKLTGRPVKFTLTREEELTTGRRRHPMRLTSKVGFKKDGTLMAKDLHIYLDGGAYNAMGPTATFLCGNFGAMLYRYPNYRFIGQHVYTNKPPASAMRGFGAPQSLFAAESQMNMAAEALGIDPIDLRIKNAMVTGDTIPDVATVSSCGFIESLEAVREMSNWKRNRKKKKKGYGIGIGCYSFISGGVFNWFNTQYPFSAAEVKVFSDGTAHLLTMASDIGQGANTVLKQILAEELGLAMEDIRLTAADTAITPQADLGTWGSRVTLMAGNAIKDASRQIKEILFGAISARFNLNVIFDMECKGGRVQAKGKPDRGMAFGEAVAMVQKANRGVPIVARGYYTPRNKGLVTPAFSFGAQVAEVDVDEQTGVVQVKQMYTAHDCGTVINPMSVEGQLQGSIHMGLGYALSEELVMEKGRTLTNTFLDYKLLTAMDMPPGESVCIETYEPDGPFGAKEAGEGLASPTAPAVAEAVYNATGYRCKDLPITPEKILKNRKPTSS
- the nadE gene encoding NAD(+) synthase gives rise to the protein MNSERVIDYIVEWLDDYCEKSGLRGFAVGVSGGIDSAVTSTLCAKTGRRVHPLNMPIYQDKTQESRSGKHIAWLEKNFSNVSGIHIDLTPPFQAFEKTLPKEIQDGLTMANTRSRLRMVTLYAFGTHHRMLVAGTGNKVEDFGVGFYTKYGDGGVDISPIADLMKSEVYALGKSLGIIEEILQAPPTDGLWEDNRTDESQIGATYAELEWAMRHENSLKQEALTSRQEEILAIFRRFHKANRHKMDPIPVLEIPESVKKSEFKKPVWKA
- a CDS encoding nitroreductase; its protein translation is MQTNVCIQSRRTVRKFLPTPVPREVIEELIADASWAPSWGNTQPWELIVVAGAALDKFKDENRRAMMAGATSTPDIPMPQKWPDANKTRYRDVGKSVLSSLSIPREDIEGRTNYYGDMFFMFDAPALLLILLDKNLLVEYAMLDVGLFLQTFMLLACDRGLGTAALAASVTFPDVVRKLLPIPENKRLAIGAAIGWPDENAPVNNFQRERAPMEELFTWIE